The Leptotrichia sp. OH3620_COT-345 genomic sequence GAATTTAATATTGAAAATGGAGGAAATGTTCGTCAGGAAGTATATGGAACGAGTGCTGAAAATGTAAAGGAAGCGATGAAAAAAGCTGACAGTGGAAAAGGAGTTCTTATTTTTGTAGATATGGGAAGTTCAGTTTTTCACGCATTAAATGCAATAAAAGAATTAAAGCATGAAATCAGAGCCGAAATTGCTGATGCACCTTTAGTAGAGGGTGTAATATCTGCAGTTGCAGCCAATTTTGATAACGTAACATTGGAAGAATTAAAACAGATAGCAGAAGAAAGTAGAAGTTTTAAGAAAGTGAGAAGCAAATAATTGAAGGGGAAAAGAGAAAAATGGAAAATCTAATAAACATAGGTACTGTTGTAGGAACACATCACTTGACAGGAAGTGTAAAAGTAAATTCTATTTTTCAGGATACAGATTTAATATCAAATGAAAAAGTATTGTTGGAAAAAGAAGATAAACGAAAGCTTCTTACTGTAAAAAAAATTAAGAGGCTGAATGAAAAGAAGCTTATTATGGATTTTGAAGAAATAAAAGATATTAATTCAGCAAAGGAATTAAACGGATTTCAAATAAAAATAAGAAGAGATCTGTTGCCTGAAAAAAATGAAAATGAGTTTTATTTAAAAGATCTCCTTGGAGTGGAAGTCTT encodes the following:
- the rimM gene encoding ribosome maturation factor RimM (Essential for efficient processing of 16S rRNA); its protein translation is MENLINIGTVVGTHHLTGSVKVNSIFQDTDLISNEKVLLEKEDKRKLLTVKKIKRLNEKKLIMDFEEIKDINSAKELNGFQIKIRRDLLPEKNENEFYLKDLLGVEVFEKEEKIGEIIDVMETAAHNILIIEDVLNKKEIMIPLVDEFIKKIDFKNNSVIVELIEGMRKE
- a CDS encoding PTS-dependent dihydroxyacetone kinase phosphotransferase subunit DhaM, whose translation is MKKKLVGIVVVSHSNRLAEEIINFSKVLQQEEFNIENGGNVRQEVYGTSAENVKEAMKKADSGKGVLIFVDMGSSVFHALNAIKELKHEIRAEIADAPLVEGVISAVAANFDNVTLEELKQIAEESRSFKKVRSK